The following nucleotide sequence is from Leopardus geoffroyi isolate Oge1 chromosome A1, O.geoffroyi_Oge1_pat1.0, whole genome shotgun sequence.
CAGGCTGTACTCGTCCAAAATGCCCctcattgttttcttaaaataacttgcACTTCTACGGGATGAAAGGGTTTTTTGAATTTATTAGATTCCTAACAAGCTGCATCTGTATTTTGTCAGTTACCCACTAGTGGACATCATGcttctttttcacatttactcCTGTATGTATCTCTAaaccaaattttgtttttagttctttgttgAAACCACCATTTTTCCTTGCCCACCTCACAGGGCAGTGGTGGGGCCCCTGGACTTTGTGCCAGGTGCTCAGGCCCCATCTGGCCTCCACATAAACATGGTCACATTCCAGACCAGAGAGAAACGGGCAGGCTCCATCCCGCAGGAGTGTCTCAAGTTACAGAGACTTGTCCAAACACTTTTGTTGTCCTTGCTAcattacttgttttgtgtttggatttttaaaatatcatttggaCATATATTATGTTACACAAATGGGATTCCCCACGTGCTGTTATGTGCCTTACTCTTCTCCACCGTGTTGGTCTCTGTCACCTCACAGAGTTCTGTCGTCTTAGGAGCAACTTATCCGCGGCTCACTTAGCCGGTCCTGCTCATTTCCGGGGTCACCCGGTGGTTCTGTAGTTTTGTCTATAATGGTAAATTCAAACAGTTCTGCAGCAAAcatctttttctctgtttaaagAGACTTTAAGTGCAGTCGACACCcgatgttacattagcttcaggtgtgcaATTTAGGATTTGACAAGTTTGTTCCTTATGCTGACTACACATGTAGCTACCGTGGGTCCCATGAAGAGACATACTCTTTAAGCATTTTTATAGCACACGAGTAGTGATggttttctcaaatataaatacatagcTCACTTGAAGGCTAATATGAATTATTTCAGTTAACCAAGATCACTTTAGtttaaaaatgctacaaattaaaattatgttaattgTCCGCTTTGTCTTACACTTGAATTATTTCTCAGACTGTACTGACACATAATCCTGACTTTACTATGTTTTTATCGATGTCGGAGGTGAATGTGCTCACTGCAGCCTCTGAGGTGGGGGGCTGATGTCCCTCTTCCTGAAGGTCTTCCTTGGTGCATCTGAATCGCTTTAGTGGCTTGCGTTCTGACTGGGTGTGTGTCCTTTGTTCTAGAATGTGACCTTCGACCTACCACCTGATGCAGCAGTGTTAAACAGCAGCAGCTCCTGTGGTAAAGAGAACGCGTCTGCCCCCAGTCTCGTGATTGCTTTTGGAAGAGGACATAGACTGACCCTCAATTTCACAAGAAATGCAACCCGTTACAGTGTTCAGCTGATGGGTTTTATTTATAACTTGTCTGACACACAGATTTTCCCCAACGCAAGCTCCAAGGGTAAGAACCCAAACCGACCAGTTACAAAGTTAAGAAAATCGGGTTGGAGAGGGCCTAAAGTTTTAACTAAGTACTTCACATagttaaaaattgatttttttttttaaatacagaaatcaagACTGTGGAGTCTGCCACTGACATCAGGgcagacataaataaaaaatacagatgtgTGAGCAACAACCAGATCCACATGCACAACGTCACTGTCACGCTCCATGATGCCACCATCCAGGCGTACCTTGCCAGCAGTAGCTTTAGCAAGGAAGGTAGGACACTGCCTGTGGCCCTGGTGCCCAGGCCCAGCTCAGTGCGTGCAAGCGTGGCTGTGAGCCTGTGCCTGAGGAAGATGTGTGTGAGTAAGCATTTGTGCAGTGGGGGACTGGGTGCACCTCACACCTTTGAACTGCCCACCAAACATGTTTTCATCTTGAAAGGAGGTGATCTCTTTAGGTGAGGTAGGACAAACACTGATTTTAAAAGGGTAAAAGGGAAAAGCAGTTGAAACTCTCTATGTATTCCTTTGTTGGGAAGCTAATGAGGTCAGGGTCACAGAATCTTCCAGTTCAAGCCAGCTGTCTTTTCACCAAGACCTAGGCTTACCTCTGTCCAGTTTGACGGGCCCGGGGGTGGATGGCAGAAGGACCTGAATGCCTTTCTGGGCAGGTTGGCGGGaggtgaggggcggggggcggtcaTGACTCCTCAGGGAGGCACCTGCCAGCTCAGCTCCACTGGTGGGCTCTGGGGTCCGACAGACAGGGCTCCAGACCCCTCCTAGCTCTGTGGTCTTGGGTAAGGTAGTCAGTCTCTTGTCTCCTCCCCTTGTAGAGTAAAAATAATAGTCTGTTTTAGGAGGTTCTtagagttaaaaaggaaatttatacgTGGTGTTTATGTCAGTGCCTGGCTGAGAGTAAATACTGAGGAGTGTTATCGTTCAACTAGGACTGAAGAAAGTTCTCTTCCCCAGTCCTGCCAGTCAGCTCACAGATCACTGTTATTTTCCAGAAGGGTGAGGGGCTTGGTTGTCTTAGAGAACTTGCCTGTCCTTTTCGGTGTTTAGCCGTGCTTTTGTGAGCCTTCAATTTCAGCGGCCCCAGCAGTGTGGCTGGAACACTCAGGTGACTGCTGGCTGCGTGGCTGATTTGCACTGAGTTACTGGTGCTGATGGGCCCAATGGGCCGGCCGGGCCACTGTGTGGTTGGGTACAGCCCTCCTGAGAGGCATCCGTGCCCTCTGCAAGGCCCTGTGCAGCCCACCTCCGCTTCTGTGTAGCCAGGAAGCTAAACGTGGTTTTTCCGTGCTTATCAGTTTAAGGTTAAAAGGAGTCGAACATTTCACaacacatgaaaattacatgaaagtcAAGCTTCAGTGTCCATAACTAAAGTTTCCTTGGAACATAGCCTCATTTATTCGTATACCTgtttctatggctgcttttgcattcACACTGGCACAACCGGATGTGCACAGACACCAGACAGCCACAAAGTCTAGAACGTTTGCTGTCTGTAACTGGGAAGACACAACCAGCAGCAATACACAGGGCACAAAGGTAGGTCTGTGTGAGCTGGAGCAGCTCTGGAGGAGACCGGCGGGACCAGCCCTCTCTAGTACCCCCCTTGTGTGgcgagctgtgtgtgtgtgtgcacatgcacacgtgcacaggcCAGGTGTGCACGCTAGCACCCACCTCCCCGAGTAGGGGAGGGACTGCGGGGGGTGGGGAAGTTACAGCCATGCTAAGTGCTTCAGCAGCTGACGCTCACAGATAGGAGTCTCCAAGCAGCTGGGTTTCGTCTCCAGCAGAACACCTCAGTCTTCTCCCTCTGGCCTCGAGCAGAAGGGAAGAGCAAAAACTGTCAGAGGCATTGGGAAATGATAGTGCAGTGACCTCACTACCATCTGGGCCTCAGGGTGGCTGTAGAGGATAGCTCCTCACTTTCATaacttgttttcttctgcttggaAAGCTTCTGAGCACAGAGATGGGCCTGTCCTGTCTGACTTCTCTGAGCAGTGTGGTGCCCAGAACAGGGCTCCATCTTCTGGCCTAAGATCAGATTGTGACAGTACGGAAATGCTaatcttttttaaggtttatcactgttttaaaattgtgtttatcTTTTGGAAGAGGTTTAGGTTCACGGAGTTCCCCAACCCCCGTCCCCACGCGCACACAGCCCCTCACCATCAGCTCCCCACGCGCACACAGCCCCTCGCCGTCAGCTCCCCACACGTTGCTTTCCTAGTGGAGGAATGTCTGTGTGTGACTCCACGGGGGAAAGATGCATTCAGTGAAGCGGTCCCTACACCTGAGACCCAGCCACCGACCCCCATCCTCAGAGGCTCCCGCCCCAGCCCCTACACAGTCACCTGGGGGCTTGGCCTTCTGCCCTGGTGGTGGGTCACTCTGAACCTGCTATGGGCAGTCACCCGTTGTGTCCTGTGAGTTGTTGGTCCGAAGCTTGGTCACTAAGCTCACCCTCAGTCCCCACCTCCTCTTGTGTTCGTGGTTGTCCCTCTCACCAAAGCTTGCTTTCATGTTATGTTAAATCTGCCTCTACGGATACGTCTGTGCTTTGGAAAGGAATCTTGCTGCTTTTTAAAGACACTAGGGCACTCTCAGGAAATCTGCTGGGAAGAGGAGGGATAAGAGGTGTCCTGGAGTTACACAGAATATCGTGTACAAGTTGGCACATCCCTGTGGCAGGCTGGAGGGTGTGGTGAGGTCACGGCATGTCTGCGTAGTGTTCCCTGGACAGGAAGGAGTCCTCATAGGGCTTTTGGGCTCCTGTCACTATCAGGTAACATCGTCTGTAATTCCTCTGATCAGTCTTTACTTGGAGTGATAAGAAATGAAGTCTGCAAAAAACAAATCCATGCCCCAAGCTCCAGGGactgctccccactccctctaCCCTGCCACAAACGTGTAcacaccacccacccaccccctgtgACTTCTTATTTCGTGGGATGTGGTCCTCCAGTGGCCTAGGTCCAGGCCCAGTGATTGGGGGAGTTCTCAGAGCAACCacgtgggcagggaggggctccaGAATGGGCTTTCGCTCTGTGGGCAGGAGCCGAGCTGTCCCCAGAAATACTTCAGCAGACCCTGAACAGCACCAGTGTGAGCTGTGTGGGTCCACTCACACATGGATGTTTCCAGTAAACGCAGTACAAAACTGTAAATGTCTTCTTGTGattgtttttttctgccttcacTGTAAGAACACATGATATGTGTTAATAGACTGTGTTACTGctaaggcttctggtcagcagTGGAGTTTTAATAATTAAGGTTTTGGGGAGTCCAAAGTTAACATGGATTTTCATCCATGGGGGTCAGCGTTGTTGAAGGGTCAGCTGGAGTTGCTGACGTGACCTGAGCTGTGCTCGAAGCCCAGCTGTGCACTTTGACTCAACCAGCTGTGATCTTGGGGTCTGGTCTGTAGAGAGCCCCCCGGCCTGCCAGCGGCTTGCTACGTCCACTTTTGTCTGTTGTGCTGTTTCTGACGCGGTTTGCAATCAGAGGGACCCGTGTATCCCCCTCCAAGCAGGAGATTTGTTGTAACTGAGCACACATGCTACATGGCAGcatcattcacatttaaaatacttgGTTTCTGTTAAAATTgagccatttgttttttttatctccttttgtgCTAATTTCATTCCTCTGGTtcttaggtacttttttttttttttctgggtcacTTAAATTGAAAGCTTCAGAGAAAAGGTTCCCTGTCAAATCAAATAcgttaagtatattttatattctcGTCTGTTCTAGTCGTGGATTGACAATAAAGAACTGTTAAATAAACACGTTTTCAGAAATAGGTAAATTTTTGGCCACAAATGCCCCTGGAAAGTCAGAATGGGCTGCGGGGGTTGGCGCAGGCTTCTGTGGCCTCGCTCTTCTGTGCTGTCGTGGGGCCTTGGTTCCCCGTGCCCCTACCCGTGCACTACCCTGAGAAACACCAGGTACTGACACACCAGAGCTTCTGAGAAAGCACAAGGCCAGGCTGCTGGAGTTGGCTTCCCGTTTGGTTGACGGAGGCAGGTTCCGAGGACAGCCTCTCCCCAAGGTCTGTGAGGGGCACGTGGTCATCTCCGTGGAGCGGGCTGGGCACAGCCATCCCCGCAGGCTGAGGTGGAGCCGGTGAGCATGTCCACGCTGTGTCCCCGGGAATTGGATTTCCAGCCCCCGGCCCACGCAGACACCTGACTTTGATGGCTTGGCAGAGGATTcgtatttatttgtctttgtgccTTCAAGATTTGATGTGTGGGCACTTGTGGCTGCCTCTGTGACTGTTAGAAGTTCAAAATAGGAACTTTTTACTATGGCTGGTCCCAAGCTTGCTTTCCACCCAGTTTGGCAACATTTCTCCCTTAGGAACAACAGCCAGGGGAGCTTCAAGTAAAGGAAAGGAGTAAAGTAAAGGAGTGCTAACGCCACTCTCCTCGCACTCCGTTGGAGACTCCTTGTAACTGTAGCACGCAGGCTCCTCAGGCTGGTCACTGGCAGATCCTTTGGGGGCCTCCAGAAGCTTCTGAAAATCCTGAGGAGGGGAGCCTTGGCGGGACATGCAGCCTGAGCTCTCCTGGGGTCCCCGGTCTTCCCAGGGCCGATTACACACGGGTCGCACTGAGCACACTTGAGTGCATCCTCCGCGTGCTTTCCTCGCTGCAGCGTCTGCCTGGGGGACAGGTTGTGCAGGGTGGGGCTCTCCGTCTGCatttgggaagggagggaagggggcaggcaCTCGTCCTTACACTTGACTGTATCATTTGTGCTCCCAGGTGGACACTTCGCAGCCTGCCTTATGAGAACAGCAGGTCATGTGTGCAGGTGCTCGTCACTCTCCCCATGCATGCCGCGTGCCCATCTAGGCTGGGATTTGGAAGCCACCTTGTGTTGATGTGGTTTTGCACATTTAATGAGGTCCTGTTCTGTAACAGCTTGGAAAGCAGTGGTGAGGCTGTTCTTAAAGGTGTGGCTATGGCGTCAGCCTGCAGCCCCAGGGAGGAGGCGGGTAGTGTGGCCAGCACACCCTGGGTGGGGACCTCTCAGGCAGCTGTCCCTCCACCAAGAGCCCAGAGGCACACCCACACTATCGTGccttttttccatctttacaTTCTGTCTAGAAAAGCATTTGACTGTGTGTGATTGCGCTGTGTGAAGGCACACTGGGTGAGTGAACTTCCCAGAGGTGTGGCATCACTTCCATGTCACAGCCCTGCAGGGTGTCCTTTCCcatctctcccctgcccccccccccaagaggaAATGGTGGCaaagtttccttttaaagtgGAGCAAGTTCCGGCAGCTTCCCCGTGGGCTCCACATCCACGGCACTGGGTATGGTGGGCCAGCTCCCACGGCCCAGGCCAGCTGaagtggggagaggtgggagtTGGACAGAAATCGTGTGAATGCTGATCATCCACAGAAACAGGGCAGTAAGACAGAGGGCTTAACTTGGGGATGATGGTCTCCTGGAGGTGCTGTGGGTCTGGGTGTTTTAGGATGTTACGTGGGAGGCAGGTGTGTGTTCTGTATGCATCTGAGGGAgtgttcatttctctctcttggtTCAGTCTGCCTtgattttgaatgtaaatttttgtTCTAAGCAATCATAGTAGGTCAAGTTCTGAGAGACGGAGACACTTAAACTCTTGGGCATGTCCTCTGGGGGCACTGtgtgccctctcccctcccccctcccgtgTGCCCCCCTTCACTCCCCCTACCCTGCTGTGCTCCCCCCATgtgccctctcccccccccccccactatgtCCTCCTGCCAAGGCCTGTCCTGCCCCAACTTCCCTCACTCCTGGATTGTCATCCCTTTCTTAGGAATTTTCACTCACACTTCCTGGGCCTTCTGTCTCCAGGAGGGTGCAGGTGCCTGTACCCACCCCCCTTGCTCTGAATAGCTCAGAGCAGCTGGCTCACTGGACCTGGCTGGTCTCAGCTCCAGTCTTGTCCTGCAGGGACTGCCCCCTGACACTCATCCCTGTAAAGGCCTCCTGGGCTTCTCTCCCACGAGCCCCTTGCTGATGGCACTAGCTTTGTCctggtgtgtgcgtgcgtgcgtgtgtgtgtgtgtgtcccgcCTGCATCTGTGGGACCTCCAGCACCATGCCTAGTGTGCAGCCTCACAGAGGGTCTTGAATTGTTGCCGTTTGAAGTGGTGTGTAGCTGACTGTCCCAGCAGCAGATGGGGTTCAGGTTGTGTTTACTTCAGTAGAAAGGTTTGTTCTGCAGAAGGGGACAGCTCTGTGAAGGCAGCATTGCCCAGAGGCTGAGCTGGAGGACACTCCAGGCAGAGCCGCGGTATGGTGGCAGGAGTGGGGATGGCCCCGTGGGACAGCAGGCTGCTGCCCCATAGTTGCGGAGGGGGGCTGGCATGCACTGTCCTTGGACAGGCCGAGAGATCCCGTTCTGCAGGTGTGGCCAGCTGAGAGACTGCTGGGGTTCACCGTGAGCCTGGGGTGGCCGAAGCTTCCGGTGGGTGGCCCTGAGGAACTAGGACTTTGCCTCCTTTCCCACTTGTCCCTCCAGAGACGCGCTGTGAGCAAGATGGGCCTTTCCCGACGACCCCACCGCCACCGCCTCCCCGCCCTTCACCATCCCCCACGCCAGAGAGCCCCTCCGTGCACAAGTACAACGTGAGCGGCGCCAATGGGACCTGCCTGCTGGCCAGCATGGGGCTACAGCTGAATGTCACCTACAGCAAGAGGGACAACACGGTAGGTTCGGCCCTGGGGACCCATCTCCGTGCGTCAGGGCGCTGGTGCATGTGCACACCTCTCATAAATCTGAGAGAGCGGGTTGTGAGGCCTGTCCTGTAATCAGCTTCTTGGCGCACACAGCCAGGCTGCTGTCTTCTGTATGGCCCGTGTCATTGGGACTTGCTCTACTGGACGAGTTTATCGGCCCCTAAGAGAATGTTAAATTCTGCTTAAACTTTTACCACCGCAACTTTTGTGTTCATTGTTACGCTTTTCCTTTGTCCCTGCTGGTGATGGGGGCTGTGGGCTGTGATAGGGAAGGTGCTTGTGGTGGGAGTGTAATGTCCTCGTGAAAGTAGCAACCAGGAGGAGCAGGGAAGATGGTTCTGGAACCCAGAAGTCTGCACTTTGGGTGTTTTCCTCCTCCTGGTTTTGGTTAAAATGATAGAAGCCTTGAAGTTCTCATTTTGAGGTCACTTTGGCTTTTCCAGAGCGTGGAGGACCCGAAATGGGGCGCGAAAAGGAACTTGGGTAACATGTCTGCTTTTCCTCCTCAGACCATCAGCAGACTGTTCAGCATCGACCCAAGCAACACGAGCGCCACGGGGAGCTGTGGCGCCCAGCTGGTGACCCTGGATCTCCGGAGCAGCCGCATCCACTCCTTGCTCTTCCAGTTTGGAATGGTGAGGGTTCGTGCCCGCGCCACCTCACGCCACAGCCCGCATCTGGCCATGGCTTCCCGCCATCGGCTCCCGCACACTATGCCCCAGCCCCACGGAGAATCAGTGAAGGTGCCAGAACCCACAGCTTTGCCCCAGTGAGGATGACGGAGTCTGTTTTCCCCACCTGCCTCTTCCATCAGTGCTTTGGACCCTCAGTCCCCCATTTTCGTTAAGGACATCTCCGTTGGTTTCCTTTATGCAGCAGGTGTCAGGGGGCACCTGCAGCGTGCCAACCATCGCTGTCCGTGCCCCACTGTGCTCAGCCCAGCCTCCGCCTCGGGCACTGCCCTCAGCCCTTCTTCCAGGGGCGAcatcctgggtcctgggtcctctCTTCTTGTCCCCATCTGGGAAGCATAGAAACGCCCTCTGCCAGTGTTTATGATGCTGCAGATTAACAGTCTGGTTTCTCCTGATAAAGTTTACATTAACGTTCCTAAAGTGCCAACGTTTGgaaaaagtttgattttttagAACATGGCTCCTTCAGTCCCTATTTTAACAGAGTCTGATTGTGTAAAAAGGTCTAGGAGGACAAGTCAGCATCTGTGTTCTCGGGATTTATGCGATGCCTTTTATTACAGACTGCGTGTTCCACGGCCTCTTGCTGAAGCTAGAACTGCAGGAGTCAGATTTACTACCAGATGATCCTTTAGGTTTGATGGTAAACATGTGAGTTTGGCAAATGGTTAaggattattttcttctctttaaggaCCCAAATACTAGCCAGTTTTTCCTGCAAGGAATCCAGTTGAATATGACTGTCCCTGACGCCAGAGGTAAGGCCCCCACATCTCACCTGCCCGTGCAGGCGTCCCAGAGCACTCACTCTCAATGTGCCTTTGCAGACCCCACCTTCCAGGCGGACAACAGCTCTCTGAGGGCACTGCAGGCCACCATCGGGAATTCATACAAGTGTAACGCCGAGGAGCGCGTGGAGGTCACAGAGGCCTTTTCTgtcaatatattcaaagtgtggGTCCAGGCTTTCCAGGTGCAAGGTGACAAGTTTGGGT
It contains:
- the LAMP1 gene encoding lysosome-associated membrane glycoprotein 1, which encodes MAALGGARRRPLFLLLLAGLLHGTAATFVVTDGNGTACIMANFSAAFVTSYDTRNGPTNVTFDLPPDAAVLNSSSSCGKENASAPSLVIAFGRGHRLTLNFTRNATRYSVQLMGFIYNLSDTQIFPNASSKEIKTVESATDIRADINKKYRCVSNNQIHMHNVTVTLHDATIQAYLASSSFSKEETRCEQDGPFPTTPPPPPPRPSPSPTPESPSVHKYNVSGANGTCLLASMGLQLNVTYSKRDNTTISRLFSIDPSNTSATGSCGAQLVTLDLRSSRIHSLLFQFGMDPNTSQFFLQGIQLNMTVPDARDPTFQADNSSLRALQATIGNSYKCNAEERVEVTEAFSVNIFKVWVQAFQVQGDKFGSVEECQLDENSMLIPIAVGGALAGLVLIVLIAYLIGRKRSHAGYQTI